The genomic region aaatgacgacggcgcgcctatcgcgcggtccgcctcggacttttggaaaaacgacttgctcgtctttccagtcacattccggccttctcgccgctttgcgcggcctgcccttgcctccgtggatcatgtgggtggaagccacgtgcatggttctcttctcggaggaggtaccttcgccatgagggttaatgcgcttggtgggtttttgtccacctggcaaaaggtgttgcagtttcccctcctttaaggcccgctcaatctccagccggagactgatgcagttgttggtggtgtggcccgagtccttgtggtactcacagtagagtgtgaggtcctgatttttcttggacttcattggttgggccggtcgcaagaactgtgggtccgcgaggaggacctcacttggcgacatggtgatctcggtccagttgcggtcccgagaatctttttttgacgcccgactgtctcgggcggggttgtagttctttgggtcgaacgtgttggttcgcgggaaatacggtttggaaatatcgcgatttccaacgtcccggttgcgtttattgttacgcttggacccttgttgggatgtttcggcttggggctttgCCTTCGTCACATGCGGTTcaagtgaccgctgtgtctgggcgtatgtcttgaccgcggtcatgacatcttcccattttttgggcaagccctccttgccagagatggtcatgatcatctctctgtctttgacggcccggataaagtggtttcgtgccatctggtctgccacgtcacctatctccaggcactctttattatatcggacgacgaatgcttcgagcgattcgtcgtcccttcgccagatgttcatgacgtccaacgaatcacgttcgtggcgtcgctgctggctaaaatgggcgaggaacttggtacgcaagtcctcgaatgaatccagtgatcccactggcaaagaatcgaaccatgccctggccaggcccgtaagggtctgggggaaaaaattacaccaagtgggttcatcccactggccgttgatgcccgcgcccatgaagatgttcatgtggtcgtccgggtcggtcaaaccactgtatttcccaacgttgaatgggaactttgttgtggtgacatgggcgttggcgatccgcgtgccgaacttagaattttcggccgctgcctttggcctgtatggttcatTCGCAGGGCGCTTagccgccctgaggtatgtgttgcgggggtgactgggaggaatgtagttgcgtcctcccggtctgctgctggtgtcatgtgaatcaccgcggtagctatggtcgtcagggtcggtatgaccgtacccttcgttgtatggttgtgggcccaatcggctctgaatgcctgggccgcgtcgggaggttgatcgcctcctgtcctcgccatgggggccaaggcgggtatgtaccggtcctctggtgtgggacccgtatgaggaatcgtcctcgttgagggtgtggaccgaacagtaagacgatccccgttcttcacgtcggcttcttgaagccgggcgtgaatgtatcctgccgtcgtattgtaaaatacgctcaacaggggtgtgcggtgctgggggaagcccagctcgtatattcgcttccgtacaagcgcggttgtatgctgctgtcagcagggctgcctgctgctcgtaccaggtatgaacggtcatgcctggtgggatcacagatgcgaactgtgataagtcatgtccaaacataaaggagggactcctttgtgtggacgtgccgatgtgtccgggttgggaggtcgaggcattgacccctaccggaggTGGGATTgggggattttggttatccgcagtgttgttttggtgatcaatcatgatcgtgagagagggaaaaggatgttttagaaaatgctaagagtagcggtgggcgccaatgatgaaacaatggttaaccgggcagggttaacacactggtctcgtcaagaagggttaatcccttcctctcgaggatcgctggctggatcaccagtggttgatctcctgcacaaggaaacaagccgtgactcgtaacaaggaggatggggtggggggtgctccttgttaccactctccggcgtgagaatcagtagtttgcttgggaagcaaagtaagatagtagtagtagtgagagagttgtgaagagatacctcaaacctggtttggggttggtatttatagccgaggagtgaaggaggatgatgatggatggactgacgacgtgctacacctttgcaggtgtgtcaggcttgtcgattgtggaggttacgccacgtcagtccattgcttacgtagctctgacaggtaactgccattggtgccacttgcactggggtgtcagtcccacttgttgaatgcataggatgcggtgcaagccgcatcgctacgtgtggtaacatctgaagttaccgcgtctcctacttgtgatcaaggaatacgcgagatgcggtgctagccgcatcgtcgtccgcggagactattCGCCTgtatcccttgtcgtgacgaaaatgcccatgtggtgcggtgtcagccgcaccgttacgttcatcttcttctatgcctaaggtaaggcttttttgtattgatagaagtgtttactggatgcggtgcgatgccgcatcgctgtgaatacttccgttttcatacaccagatgtgatgctatgtcgcatcactctaccgttctcatgttccatgtaagtcctcctccgttactagatagattggattcaacccttgtgccgacgcgttctcgcatgggcacaagtaggttgttagctagtgggggttttgataagggtaatggtcactcgcggtcaatgctgacgcgagatctgggaccataccccttcagtagCCTTAGAAGCTTATGCTTGTATGTAAAGATCTCAACAAAAGCTCTTCTTCATCTTTTATCTaattgtccatcacttaagaGGTTCAGTCTGGTAAGCTCTCGCTTGAATATGTATTCGCATGGGCTTTTGAAACTTATCTGAATATTGGAAGTTGCTGCAGCGAGGAGATATCGGTTCTAAAGATTGCACCATCATTGAGCTATTTGAGTGTTTGCCTGTGATTGAACATCTTACTATCTGGGAGAACTGTGACCATCCGGTAATATTCATTTAACCACGTTATATATAAGCGgaagaaaagaaaattaaactTTGGTTGTAAATTTTTGTTTTTGCATATGGTTGAAGTGGCTTGTTCTAGACTCTATTCCGGAAGAGCTTCCAACCACACTAATCCACCTCAAATGCTTTCGTTTTAACGGAATTTGTTTCATTGACGGCCATGGATTAACTTTTCTTGATGTTTTGATCAAAGCTTCCCCGAACTTGGAGAAAATTGAGCTAGATGTAAATCTTTTTTTATCCTATATATTTTAGTTCTCGCCAAAATTCACTAACAAAAATAATGTTGACCCTTCCCTTCCTGTAGATGGATGATTGTATTTTTGATGACAATGAGATATGTTGTGGTATATTGGAAGAATTTTCAGATGTTCGGTTGGAGCATCTGAAGGAATTGGAGATCATGTGTTTCAGCTACTTGAAGCATGAGATGGAGTTTGTAAAGTTTATCTTGGCAAGGTCACCTAAGCTAAAGAAGGTGATCTTATATAGCATTATTGTAAAGGATGAGTCAGATATTTCAACAATTCTCTCACAGGCCCCACGCGCATCACCCGaagaaattgttgtgagatgtaTCACATTCTAGTCGTATTGCTACTTGTATTTCTTTGTTTTCTTTCTGGTTAGTCTATGGAGTTCTTTTGGATGTTTCTCACTTTCATAGCAGGTGTACTCAAAATTAGGGTAGGGGTGTATGTGTAAAGACCTTAATAATTTCATCGAAATTTCTCATAAGTTTCgcatataaacatatatatatatatatatatatatatatatatatatatatatattcacataCATTTGAAAATACGAGTTTCATTTAACATCTTGAAATTTAAAACATTTCAATATAATATCGTCGTTTAAATCGCGTAACGACGAAACGTAGTGCGGAAGCTTGAATCTTTGATGGTGGTCGGTTCTTTACCCGTTCCCTAATATTAACCGGGTttaaattaccaaacccgtttttggggtgttacaatataTGAGTTGCGATTTTCATGCAATCAATCAATTTGAGTAGTATTTTCTACAGTCTTTGGTTTGAGCCATTTTGGGAGCATGAATAACCTGTTAAGAGTAGTATTTTGACTTAAACTTAACTGAATCTTCTATAACAAATTGGTTGAACATTTTGGACACTCTAGAAAGTGCCTATGTCACATAATTCCCCTTTTAGCCTAACAAATTTGACAACCATTTCATTTGACAGGAGTGCTCAACCTTTTTTTCATCAGATAATTCAGGCTAAATACCCCTTTTTGCTCCCTTAAGAGAAACTACAATCTACAGTCCAAAGTTCTTTCTGATATGGTGACCATTGTATTGTAAAGCTTCTCCTATAACTTAAGCATCAGTCTTCATTACAAACTCTTCCGCGAAATCTTGGAGTTTCAGCACTGGGTTATGGTCATGGCATATTTCTTTATAAACGTCCTACAATAGCCAATCAACCCTACAACTAGGAGTGCAAACGAGGCGTGcgagcccgagctcgactaggctcgagctcgagctcgtttaacatatgaaagctcgagctcaaCCTCAGCTCGATTCTAGCTTCATTTCtaaagctcaagctcggctcgaaggta from Helianthus annuus cultivar XRQ/B chromosome 10, HanXRQr2.0-SUNRISE, whole genome shotgun sequence harbors:
- the LOC110883222 gene encoding F-box/FBD/LRR-repeat protein At1g13570-like — encoded protein: MALPADFATRSLRSLCLYVKISTKALLHLLSNCPSLKRFSLRGDIGSKDCTIIELFECLPVIEHLTIWENCDHPWLVLDSIPEELPTTLIHLKCFRFNGICFIDGHGLTFLDVLIKASPNLEKIELDMDDCIFDDNEICCGILEEFSDVRLEHLKELEIMCFSYLKHEMEFVKFILARSPKLKKVILYSIIVKDESDISTILSQAPRASPEEIVVRCITF